Part of the Vigna unguiculata cultivar IT97K-499-35 chromosome 3, ASM411807v1, whole genome shotgun sequence genome, ataaaataaaatatcccCAGTCTACCTGTTTGCAACATTGAAAGACACAAAGGATTGGAACCGGAACTTCAGTCTGCCATCTTCATCTTGTGTTTTTGCACCATGCTTTGCATCCACACCTCTTCCTGGCCAAAGAGTTACGACAATTATTGGACTTCCCATCGATGAAAATGTAGGAGGAATAACCTGAATGTCTTCAATGTCCTCCCAGAGCAAGAAGAATTTTGTCTTGTGTCCAAACAAATTTGCATGGAAACCAATTATTCTTGCTGAAACAAACAGTCGACCCTGAAGAAAACAAACAATTGACAACAACATAGTGAGATAATACGAAAGAAAACACGAgtccattaaaataaaaatagaatttacAATGTCTTTCAACACCACATTACAAACCAACCACACCTGTAGGggcatttttcttttcaaatgacaGGTGAAGTCATTGATGAGAAATTCCTCAGGTGGAAGCCCAAAGAGTTTCTGAAAGGCTGAATTTGTTTGAGGAGACCGCAAATTAATctacaattttgtaaataggaaaagaaaaaaagggtaGAAAAGGGTGATAAAACAGAAgtgcaaaataattaataagaaaaacaaacgCCTGACAACATAGAAGGATCCTTACCTTCTTCCCCACCTCTTTCTCCATTTTACTTATATAGTGTTTTACAACATCCCCGCGTCTAGTGTTGTTCAAGAAAATTCTTAAGTGCAATTTAGACTGACTTGCCTGAGCCAACTTTCCTTCAAGGGAAACCCATATATCAGCAAGATCTGAGATGtttgttttaagaaaattgaTTTCAACATGTCCTAGAGATGTAACTTCATCAAAAGGTCCATCAAAATCATAAACATCCACATCCAGCACGGAAGGAGGATCATCCATTGcatcaaattcaaatatttctGCAAAGACagacaattattttaacaaagaATACTTAATCATATAATAACCTAAACCACATGTAGACGAAAATTAGACTCTTATGTTAGATCACTGGAGGTGCACATTAATGATAAACTATCAGATGTCAATATATTCACCATTCCATAAAGGACTAGATTTCTTGAACTTGATTGAGCTGGTTCTTGTTTTTCCGTTGCAAGTAAACACCACATATGGATCACAAAATGCCTTGGATTCAGCAGTAGCTAAATTGCTTCCTTCTATTATGGCCACAGTTAGCATCCATCCTTCTCCATTTGCTTTAATGCCATGATCACTACCTAATATTGTAGTACCCCATAAAAACTATATCAGGAAAGGCATATAACCACCAAAGAAAGTAAACAAGGGCTAATAATCAAGAAAGAAGGGAGAATAAATCCCTGGCCACCCCGTGAAAAGAATAAGCATGTCAGGTGTCAGAAAAAGCAAAAAGTTCAACGAATGAAATTTCCAGGTCCATACTACATTAGCATTTGTCAAGCTCATACTGTTTCCTccatacaaataaaaaagatacaAGTTCAACGATAAAAAAGAGAGGCTGAAATATgtgtttaattattaatatctaTAAAATGAGTGTTTCAATTTTGATGCttgtaaaaagaaatatatgtttttcatctcataaaattcaaaatcattGCTTTGTTTAGCCTTGGTATTGATTCGAATTATTCATCATTAGATGCAATAACTAACATTGTCAGAGACGTTGAGTGCACAGAGATGTCTAGGATGTCTACCTTAGTCCTACTATTTTGATTAATAATACTTTATATAACTCGGAACTTTATAAAACAAACACTCTTAAGAAAATCCAGAGCAGTGTCTGAGCAAAACATGAAATACATTCTTCACCTTTAGGTTTGACTCTTTCTGGCAAGAAAGCTCATTTTCAATAATAAGTACAAGGCTTTCAATTCTGTAcgtatcaattatttatttgattgtgGACAGAGTATTAATTTGGCTATTTTAACCAGTAATCTACTGTTTTGCATCTATTATTGGAGTAAAAGTTCCCTAACACATTTCAGTTTATGGTTTTCCCAAAATGCCGCGTAGGAGGTAGAAATTTCTTCTGAGCTAAGTATATATTACTCTTTGCTGCAATTCGGCTTGCCATTCTTTCCCTGTTTTTCTTAGGACCACATGTTGTTTCCCACCTtggaattttgtttttctatcttaaGGCACTATTCTTTgaccaacataaaaaaaaaaaaaaaattcatttgcGCATATATACACCCAATCTGATGGGTGTTTAAAATCAAGCAAATTCTCAAGTTAAAGGATCATTAAAAAAGTGAAGGAAATAAAGGGATTACCCTTTCGTGCTCTGGCTTGCACGAAGCGTGAGATTAGACCGATTACTTTTTCACCTTGAAGAACCAAGATAACACATACAACAAATTCCCCAATAGAATCTGGTAGGTCAAGCCAAACAAATTCAAGCCCATGAATTAGCCTAGGAGATGCCAGCCACATATGCGCAAACACGGACATGACCATTAAGAATACTAAGAAGACTTGGAAGTTAGCTAAATACTGCAGTGCCAGCCTCCAGTCTGACTGAGGTTCTGGTCGTAATGTTGCCAAAGCCTGTTCCTTACTAGAACCAAGGTCCTTTGAGACAACAGCCTTTACAGTCTGACATAACAAAATAGCATACTGATCAAAGCTTTCCCTCATACCTTGCCGAGCTCCGCTTTCTATCATTCCTTTCATCATGGTGCTCTGTACAAAGTTCATTCGCCAAGATATCACCAGACGTGAACACTGTTCCCCTGATGGCAACTCCGGTCCAGTTGTGATTACATAAAGTAATTCTACCTTAAAGGTGCTTCCGTACATAACATCTGGAGTGCTGACAATGCAGAAAACGGCAAAGTTCTTCCCATCAGCCTTTAAATATGTCTGGTCCTCGTAGCCTTTCACAGCCTTGATTAATTTAGTGGGTGCCTTTAGGTAAGAAAGCGATCTTTTTGGGGTCTCCCCACAATTCTCAATCTTCCAAGGACCAACTTGCAGTTCTGTAGTACCCTGTATCTCTGCCAGTGTCTTGGGAAAAGTAGAATCAGGTGAAAATAGTAATGTATTCAAGTCTCCTGGTGCAACTATGTATAATTGATCAATAAGAACTCCTCCTGATAAATTGGTAGGAATTTCACTTCCTTGATCTGCAGActgtatttttttcataatttcttcGAAAGTCTCAACTGGGGGTTGATCCTCTTCAATCTTGATTTCACCACCAACTTCAACTTTGCCTATTTCGGATTGGTCTGAGTCAATACTTCTGCTGGGTGACATTGAAGCCACATCAGTGCCTTTGTTAAAAATTTGAGCAATTCGGCCAGCAAACGATTTTTGATGCAGACAAGTTTTGTCCTCCTTAGAACTGGAAGATGCGGTTTCTTCCCTTACAGGAGAAGACAAGTTTGAAAAGCTGGCAGAAGACAATGAAGGAGAATTGGTCATTGCATCAGGACATTTTCTTGGAGGTACCAACTGATCACCGATGTCATTAGACTCCCCAGATCCATTTTGGGAAATGAATATACTCAAATGAATCTCACCTGTCCAGAAAATGAAAGCAATTGTCACAATTTAAGTTCAATAGCATGATCCTCGTACGAGCACAATATTTTCCAAAAGGACTTTGATGCAGATGACCCTTGAAACTCGACAAAATGCCATTTACATTCCGAGATCAGTCGTCTACATTAGCATGAAAGCAATATAACAACAGCAGGAAATCATGAATTTCacataataaaacaaacaacCAAGCAAACTGAGAAGGGTGGGGGATGTAAAAAAAATGCCCTAAACAATTGGATAAGGTTGAGGGGAGTTCAGTTGAACAGTACAATATACCAAATGGCTTGTTCTTGCACTTCTTGTTTTTGGATTTCAATGAATACCAAGCAGTGCCAAGGGATTTAATTTCctcttcaaaaacaagtgaGATAGGCACCTTAAGCCGTCCCACGTAGTCATAATTAAAGAACTTGTCCTCATCCATCACAGAGACAATAAGCGAATCTTTAAGGTCGTCGACCCAAAATGTAAATTGTTCATCCCACATTGGGTTCAAACTTTTCACCACTTTGGTCTTGAACTTCTGTTTCCCCAACTGTAACCGCACGTACAGATCATTCAACCCATTGGCATCCGTCAATGCCAAGTTTTTTGCCTCAATCACACGAACCACGAGTTTCATTTTGTTCTTATACCAACAATCTTTGGGCAAAAAAGTCAACTTTTTTCTTTCAGCAGACCGCGACCCAGAAAATCCTTTCAAAAGGGAAATGCAGTGCATGCAGAAGGAGAAGGTTATTCATAATC contains:
- the LOC114178889 gene encoding C2 and GRAM domain-containing protein At1g03370-like isoform X1; this encodes MHCISLLKGFSGSRSAERKKLTFLPKDCWYKNKMKLVVRVIEAKNLALTDANGLNDLYVRLQLGKQKFKTKVVKSLNPMWDEQFTFWVDDLKDSLIVSVMDEDKFFNYDYVGRLKVPISLVFEEEIKSLGTAWYSLKSKNKKCKNKPFGEIHLSIFISQNGSGESNDIGDQLVPPRKCPDAMTNSPSLSSASFSNLSSPVREETASSSSKEDKTCLHQKSFAGRIAQIFNKGTDVASMSPSRSIDSDQSEIGKVEVGGEIKIEEDQPPVETFEEIMKKIQSADQGSEIPTNLSGGVLIDQLYIVAPGDLNTLLFSPDSTFPKTLAEIQGTTELQVGPWKIENCGETPKRSLSYLKAPTKLIKAVKGYEDQTYLKADGKNFAVFCIVSTPDVMYGSTFKVELLYVITTGPELPSGEQCSRLVISWRMNFVQSTMMKGMIESGARQGMRESFDQYAILLCQTVKAVVSKDLGSSKEQALATLRPEPQSDWRLALQYLANFQVFLVFLMVMSVFAHMWLASPRLIHGLEFVWLDLPDSIGEFVVCVILVLQGEKVIGLISRFVQARARKGSDHGIKANGEGWMLTVAIIEGSNLATAESKAFCDPYVVFTCNGKTRTSSIKFKKSSPLWNEIFEFDAMDDPPSVLDVDVYDFDGPFDEVTSLGHVEINFLKTNISDLADIWVSLEGKLAQASQSKLHLRIFLNNTRRGDVVKHYISKMEKEVGKKINLRSPQTNSAFQKLFGLPPEEFLINDFTCHLKRKMPLQGRLFVSARIIGFHANLFGHKTKFFLLWEDIEDIQVIPPTFSSMGSPIIVVTLWPGRGVDAKHGAKTQDEDGRLKFRFQSFVSFNVANRTIMALWKARSLSPEQKVQLVEEESETKSLRNDENGSFIGLGDVSMSEAHSGALSVPASFLMELFSGGELDRMFMEKSGCANYSYTPWVSENNDVYERAVYYKFEKRISRYRVEVTSTQQKSTLEGGKGWLLQEVMNFHGVPLGDYFNLHIRYQIEELTPKACKVQVLFGTEWLKSTKHQKRISKNILKNLQERIKVTFSLVEKEFLAK
- the LOC114178889 gene encoding C2 and GRAM domain-containing protein At1g03370-like isoform X5 yields the protein MTNSPSLSSASFSNLSSPVREETASSSSKEDKTCLHQKSFAGRIAQIFNKGTDVASMSPSRSIDSDQSEIGKVEVGGEIKIEEDQPPVETFEEIMKKIQSADQGSEIPTNLSGGVLIDQLYIVAPGDLNTLLFSPDSTFPKTLAEIQGTTELQVGPWKIENCGETPKRSLSYLKAPTKLIKAVKGYEDQTYLKADGKNFAVFCIVSTPDVMYGSTFKVELLYVITTGPELPSGEQCSRLVISWRMNFVQSTMMKGMIESGARQGMRESFDQYAILLCQTVKAVVSKDLGSSKEQALATLRPEPQSDWRLALQYLANFQVFLVFLMVMSVFAHMWLASPRLIHGLEFVWLDLPDSIGEFVVCVILVLQGEKVIGLISRFVQARARKGSDHGIKANGEGWMLTVAIIEGSNLATAESKAFCDPYVVFTCNGKTRTSSIKFKKSSPLWNEIFEFDAMDDPPSVLDVDVYDFDGPFDEVTSLGHVEINFLKTNISDLADIWVSLEGKLAQASQSKLHLRIFLNNTRRGDVVKHYISKMEKEVGKKINLRSPQTNSAFQKLFGLPPEEFLINDFTCHLKRKMPLQGRLFVSARIIGFHANLFGHKTKFFLLWEDIEDIQVIPPTFSSMGSPIIVVTLWPGRGVDAKHGAKTQDEDGRLKFRFQSFVSFNVANRTIMALWKARSLSPEQKVQLVEEESETKSLRNDENGSFIGLGDVSMSEAHSGALSVPASFLMELFSGGELDRMFMEKSGCANYSYTPWVSENNDVYERAVYYKFEKRISRYRVEVTSTQQKSTLEGGKGWLLQEVMNFHGVPLGDYFNLHIRYQIEELTPKACKVQVLFGTEWLKSTKHQKRISKNILKNLQERIKVTFSLVEKEFLAK
- the LOC114178889 gene encoding C2 and GRAM domain-containing protein At1g03370-like isoform X4, whose protein sequence is MHCISLLKGFSGSRSAERKKLTFLPKDCWYKNKMKLVVRVIEAKNLALTDANGLNDLYVRLQLGKQKFKTKVVKSLNPMWDEQFTFWVDDLKDSLIVSVMDEDKFFNYDYVGRLKVPISLVFEEEIKSLGTAWYSLKSKNKKCKNKPFGEIHLSIFISQNGSGESNDIGDQLVPPRKCPDAMTNSPSLSSASFSNLSSPVREETASSSSKEDKTCLHQKSFAGRIAQIFNKGTDVASMSPSRSIDSDQSEIGKVEVGGEIKIEEDQPPVETFEEIMKKIQSADQGSEIPTNLSGGVLIDQLYIVAPGDLNTLLFSPDSTFPKTLAEIQGTTELQVGPWKIENCGETPKRSLSYLKAPTKLIKAVKGYEDQTYLKADGKNFAVFCIVSTPDVMYGSTFKVELLYVITTGPELPSGEQCSRLVISWRMNFVQSTMMKGMIESGARQGMRESFDQYAILLCQTVKAVVSKDLGSSKEQALATLRPEPQSDWRLALQYLANFQVFLVFLMVMSVFAHMWLASPRLIHGLEFVWLDLPDSIGEFVVCVILVLQGEKVIGLISRFVQARARKGSDHGIKANGEGWMLTVAIIEGSNLATAESKAFCDPYVVFTCNGKTRTSSIKFKKSSPLWNEIFEFDAMDDPPSVLDVDVYDFDGPFDEVTSLGHVEINFLKTNISDLADIWVSLEGKLAQASQSKLHLRIFLNNTRRGDVVKHYISKMEKEVGKKINLRSPQTNSAFQKLFGLPPEEFLINDFTCHLKRKMPLQGRLFVSARIIGFHANLFGHKTKFFLLWEDIEDIQVIPPTFSSMGSPIIVVTLWPGRGVDAKHGAKTQDEDGRLKFRFQSFVSFNVANRTIMALWKARSLSPEQKVQLVEEESETKSLRNDENGSFIGLGDVSMSEAHSGQFSDGAI
- the LOC114178889 gene encoding C2 and GRAM domain-containing protein At1g03370-like isoform X2, which codes for MHCISLLKGFSGSRSAERKKLTFLPKDCWYKNKMKLVVRVIEAKNLALTDANGLNDLYVRLQLGKQKFKTKVVKSLNPMWDEQFTFWVDDLKDSLIVSVMDEDKFFNYDYVGRLKVPISLVFEEEIKSLGTAWYSLKSKNKKCKNKPFGEIHLSIFISQNGSGESNDIGDQLVPPRKCPDAMTNSPSLSSASFSNLSSPVREETASSSSKEDKTCLHQKSFAGRIAQIFNKGTDVASMSPSRSIDSDQSEIGKVEVGGEIKIEEDQPPVETFEEIMKKIQSADQGSEIPTNLSGGVLIDQLYIVAPGDLNTLLFSPDSTFPKTLAEIQGTTELQVGPWKIENCGETPKRSLSYLKAPTKLIKAVKGYEDQTYLKADGKNFAVFCIVSTPDVMYGSTFKVELLYVITTGPELPSGEQCSRLVISWRMNFVQSTMMKGMIESGARQGMRESFDQYAILLCQTVKAVVSKDLGSSKEQALATLRPEPQSDWRLALQYLANFQVFLVFLMVMSVFAHMWLASPRLIHGLEFVWLDLPDSIGEFVVCVILVLQGEKVIGLISRFVQARARKGSDHGIKANGEGWMLTVAIIEGSNLATAESKAFCDPYVVFTCNGKTRTSSIKFKKSSPLWNEIFEFDAMDDPPSVLDVDVYDFDGPFDEVTSLGHVEINFLKTNISDLADIWVSLEGKLAQASQSKLHLRIFLNNTRRGDVVKHYISKMEKEVGKKINLRSPQTNSAFQKLFGLPPEEFLINDFTCHLKRKMPLQGRLFVSARIIGFHANLFGHKTKFFLLWEDIEDIQVIPPTFSSMGSPIIVVTLWPGRGVDAKHGAKTQDEDGRLKFRFQSFVSFNVANRTIMALWKARSLSPEQKVQLVEEESETKSLRNDENGSFIGLGDVSMSEAHSGALSVPFSDGAI
- the LOC114178889 gene encoding C2 and GRAM domain-containing protein At1g03370-like isoform X3 codes for the protein MHCISLLKGFSGSRSAERKKLTFLPKDCWYKNKMKLVVRVIEAKNLALTDANGLNDLYVRLQLGKQKFKTKVVKSLNPMWDEQFTFWVDDLKDSLIVSVMDEDKFFNYDYVGRLKVPISLVFEEEIKSLGTAWYSLKSKNKKCKNKPFGEIHLSIFISQNGSGESNDIGDQLVPPRKCPDAMTNSPSLSSASFSNLSSPVREETASSSSKEDKTCLHQKSFAGRIAQIFNKGTDVASMSPSRSIDSDQSEIGKVEVGGEIKIEEDQPPVETFEEIMKKIQSADQGSEIPTNLSGGVLIDQLYIVAPGDLNTLLFSPDSTFPKTLAEIQGTTELQVGPWKIENCGETPKRSLSYLKAPTKLIKAVKGYEDQTYLKADGKNFAVFCIVSTPDVMYGSTFKVELLYVITTGPELPSGEQCSRLVISWRMNFVQSTMMKGMIESGARQGMRESFDQYAILLCQTVKAVVSKDLGSSKEQALATLRPEPQSDWRLALQYLANFQVFLVFLMVMSVFAHMWLASPRLIHGLEFVWLDLPDSIGEFVVCVILVLQGEKVIGLISRFVQARARKGSDHGIKANGEGWMLTVAIIEGSNLATAESKAFCDPYVVFTCNGKTRTSSIKFKKSSPLWNEIFEFDAMDDPPSVLDVDVYDFDGPFDEVTSLGHVEINFLKTNISDLADIWVSLEGKLAQASQSKLHLRIFLNNTRRGDVVKHYISKMEKEVGKKINLRSPQTNSAFQKLFGLPPEEFLINDFTCHLKRKMPLQGRLFVSARIIGFHANLFGHKTKFFLLWEDIEDIQVIPPTFSSMGSPIIVVTLWPGRGVDAKHGAKTQDEDGRLKFRFQSFVSFNVANRTIMALWKARSLSPEQKVQLVEEESETKSLRNDENGSFIGLGDVSMSEAHSGALSVPFLIF